The following are from one region of the Halorussus rarus genome:
- a CDS encoding aldo/keto reductase — translation MATRPEIPTLGLGTYRNDDPDRCAESVRTALAAGYRHVDTAEAYGNEEAVGNGVATSEVSREDVVLATKVLHPKFTDDYSTEGIVESGRGCLDRLDVDSVELFYGVHWPGGDYDPEDTFAACARLHEEGAFDRLGVCNMTPELVDEARETSDVPVSAVQAEMHPLLQQEALREYCDRHGMDLVAYAPLGNGRVFEVPELREIGEKHGVSEAQVSLAWLREKGVAAIPKATGGEHIRDNWGSRDLELDDGDVDRIDSIDREERQYDNPYAPDW, via the coding sequence ATGGCGACCCGACCGGAGATACCGACGCTCGGGCTCGGCACGTACCGGAACGACGATCCAGACCGGTGCGCCGAGAGCGTCCGGACCGCCCTGGCAGCGGGGTACCGACACGTCGACACCGCGGAGGCCTACGGCAACGAGGAGGCGGTCGGGAACGGAGTGGCGACGAGCGAGGTGTCGCGAGAAGACGTCGTGCTCGCCACGAAGGTCCTGCACCCGAAGTTCACCGACGACTACTCGACCGAGGGCATCGTCGAGAGCGGCCGGGGCTGCCTCGACCGCCTCGACGTCGACTCGGTCGAGCTCTTCTACGGCGTCCACTGGCCGGGCGGCGACTACGACCCCGAGGACACCTTCGCGGCTTGCGCGCGCCTCCACGAGGAGGGGGCGTTCGACCGCCTCGGCGTGTGCAACATGACGCCCGAGCTCGTCGACGAGGCCCGCGAGACCTCGGACGTGCCCGTCTCCGCGGTCCAGGCCGAGATGCACCCGCTCCTCCAGCAGGAGGCGCTGCGGGAGTACTGCGACCGGCACGGGATGGACCTGGTCGCCTACGCCCCGCTCGGGAACGGTCGGGTGTTCGAGGTGCCGGAGCTCCGCGAGATCGGCGAGAAGCACGGCGTCAGCGAGGCGCAGGTCAGCCTCGCGTGGCTGCGCGAGAAGGGCGTCGCGGCCATCCCCAAGGCCACGGGCGGCGAACACATCCGCGACAACTGGGGGTCGCGCGACCTCGAACTCGACGACGGGGACGTCGACAGAATCGACTCGATCGACCGCGAGGAGCGCCAGTACGACAATCCCTATGCCCCGGACTGGTGA